A stretch of the Uranotaenia lowii strain MFRU-FL chromosome 3, ASM2978415v1, whole genome shotgun sequence genome encodes the following:
- the LOC129752351 gene encoding uncharacterized protein LOC129752351 translates to MNRQLKDLFDVVQLSSITGNVAPSSDHVVAYCTDVPELINRIKRSRPPVDDFVVKIGIDGGRSFFKITLSVISPQMEHLAGFKDGGVKKLFIIALSPNLAEKYDNISPVWTKLLKLHELEYLVAGDLKIINIIIGIMAHSSKNPCPYCEALKSELGVANGTARTKGSINENCTRKKKLNGKNFASCVNAPLVSGSDEDKIVNLCPPPPLHITLGIINTIFKSLEKKAPDWVDLWVEQAQVRHQQMTYGFTGRACHALLDATNCLADNPELSDYVTVLNNFKNVYAKCFSFKLEHGFEEAIADFASSWEKLNLPFTSKYHITKYHVADFCREAGRGLGLHNEQASESVHADFDVIWQRYKAPKS, encoded by the exons atgaaCCGGCAGCTTAAAGACTTGTTTGATGTAGTTCAGTTGTCCAGCATCACAGGAAATGTAGCACCTTCGTCAGATCATGTTGTTGCATATTGCACTGATGTACCGGAACTCATTAACCGTATCAAACGTTCAAGACCACCTGTTGATGATTTTGTGGTGAAAATAGGAATTGATGGGGGTAGGAGCTTCTTCAAGATAACGTTATCTGTGATCTCTCCGCAAATGGAACATCTGGCTGGCTTCAAGGATGGCGGCGTGAAGAAGCTTTTCATCATTGCACTTTCACCAAATCTCGCTGAAAAGTATGACAATATTTCCCCCGTTTGGACGAAACTTCTCAAATTACACGAGCTCGAATACTTGGTTGCTGGGGACCTCaagattataaatattataattggCATAATGGCCCACTCTTCGAAGAATCCATGTCCATACTGTGAGGCTTTAAAGAGCGAGCTCGGTGTAGCAAACGGAACCGCGAGAACCAAAGGAAGTATAAACGAAAATTGcacaagaaaaaagaaattgaatggaAAGAACTTCGCAAGCTGCGTGAATGCCCCGTTGGTCTCGGGTAGTGATGAAGACAAAATCGTGAACCTTTGCCCGCCTCCACCGTTACATATAACGCTTGGAATtattaatacaatttttaagtCACTTGAGAAGAAAGCACCAGACTGGGTAGACTTATGGGTGGAACAAGCACAGGTGAGACACCAACAGATGACGTACGGTTTCACCGGAAGAGCTTGCCACGCGCTATTGGATGCTACCAATTGTTTGGCAGACAACCCTGAACTTTCAGATTACGTTACG GTTCTGAATAACTTCAAAAACGTGTATGCAAAATGCTTTTCCTTTAAACTCGAGCATGGGTTTGAGGAGGCTAttgcagattttgccagcagctGGGAGAAGCTGAATCTTCCATTCACATCTAAATATCACATTACAAAGTACCATGTGGCGGATTTCTGTCGAGAAGCCGGAAGAGGACTTGGGCTTCACAATGAGCAAGCCTCCGAATCCGTACATGCTGATTTTGATGTGATTTGGCAGCGATATAAAGCTCCCAAATCATAA